Within Vicia villosa cultivar HV-30 ecotype Madison, WI unplaced genomic scaffold, Vvil1.0 scaffold7, whole genome shotgun sequence, the genomic segment AACTTGTCCTTTTATTCCTtacaaacataataaaataccTTGTGATTCTTGTCATCTTGGTAAATAAAAGAAGTTACCTTTTCCACATAGTACTACAAAATCTTCTACACCCTTTGAAATATTACATGCTGATTTATGGGGGCCTTTTTCAACTATTTCTACTTTAGGACAAAAATATTTTCTGACTTTAGTTGATGATTACTCAAGATATACTTGGGTTATCTTTCTTAAAACCAAAGATCAAGTTAAAGCTAGTATAATTCACTTTGTAGCTTTCATTGAAAATCAATTTAATACCTCACTGAAATGCTTAAGATATGATAATGGTAGTGAGTTCATTTCTTTAACTGACTTCTTATTATCGAAAGGTATAACTCACCAAAGGTCTTGTGTTGAAACACCCTAATAAAATGGGTTGGTGGAAAGAAAACACCAGCATATTCTAAATGTAGCAAGAACTCTGTTTTTCCATTCTTATGTTCCACCCAACATGTGGAATTTTTGCATCCAACATGCCATCCACATCATTAATAGGTTGCCAACACCCTTTCTCAAAATCCAAATGTCCTTATGAACTTTTATTTCTACAACCTCCCTCTTTAATCCATCTTAAAGTGTTTGGCTGCTTGGGTTTTGCTACTATCCTACAGGCTCATCGGACAAAATTCCAACCTAGATCTAGAAAAATTGTGTTCCTTGGCTTTAGGGATGGTACTAAGGGATACATACTTTATGACCTTCAAAGTAACAACATCTTTGTGTCTAGGAATGTGATCTTTTATGAAAATGTATTTCCTTTCCAACCTACATCTCTACCTTCAAAACATACATCAAACTCTAACCCTACATCAACTCTTGATGAAATCCCTGAGTCTGTACCTCAGCCTACATCTACCAACATTTCTTTTCCTACTGGTGGAAATACTAGTCCCATGACCTCTCCCTTATCCCTTGATACTGGTCCTCAAGGACCTTTTTCTGTCACTCCTCAAAACAGTCCCATCAATAGTACTTATCCTAACACCTTGTCTCATTTTAATGACAACACTTCTTGCACCAGTCCTTTTCCTTTACATATGTCCCAGCCTGACACCAATTTTAATGCAGAAAGTACTATAAACTCCGCCCCTCCTCAGCTTGATAATCATATTATCCAACCTTCTTCTTTACCCAGTGGTTCTGCCCCAGCCTCTATATCCAATGATTCTGTACCAGATTCTCCATCTTCTTTTAATACTACTTCTCCTTTACCTTTGAGACATTCTACCCGTGTCTCTAATCCCCTTAGTTACCTTGCAGATTACCACTGCTATAATGCATCTACTACTTCTGCATCTCAACATCATACATCACATGTTGCATATCATTTATCCTTTGTCTTATCTTATAAAAATTGTTCTCCATCATATAAACATTTTTGTTATTCCATTTCATCTATCATTGAGCCCAAAACCTATAAACAAGCCATTAAACATGACTGTTAGAGGCCTGCCATGGATGCTGAATAACATGCTCTTGAGGCAAACCAAACATGGCCTGTAGTTGATTTACCAACAGGGAAAACTCCAATAGGTTGTAGATGGGTGTATAAAGTGAAATATAAGGCAGATGGATCTGTTGAGAGGTACAAAGCTAGATTGGTAGCCAAGGGTTACACTCAGATGGAGGACATTGACTATTTTGACACTTTTTCCCCTGTAGCTAAACTCACAACTGTTAGAGTTTTATTGTCTCTTGCAGCTATCAAGGGCTGGCATCTTGAGCAGTTAGATGTCAATAATGCTTTCCTTCATGGTGATATATATGAGGAGGTCTATATGAATCTCCCACCTGGATTAAGTGGTATTCCTTACTCAAAGGTTTGCAAACTTCAAAAATCCTTATATGGTCTTAAACAGGCTAGTAGGCAATGGTATAGCAAACTATCCTCATTCCTTATGCTATTGGATACAAATAATCCCAGGCTGATCACTCATTATATGTCAAAAATGATCAACATCACTTCACTGCTCTTttagtttatgttgatgatattgtgcTGGCAGGTGATTCTATCCGTGAGATCCATCATGTCAAGCAACTTCTTCACCAACAGTTCAAGAACAAGGATCTTGGCTAGTTGAGATTTTTCTTAGGCTTTGAAATTGCCAGATCCAACAAAGGGATTTTTCTTAACCAAAGGAAGTATACTCTGGAACTGCTAGAAGACACTGGATTTCTAGATGCCAAACCTTCTTCTGTACCATTTGACCATAATCTCAAGCTTACTTCTTCCGAGGGTCAACCTTTGGAGGATCCATCTTCTTACAGAAGATTGATTGGGAGATTTATTTATCTCAGCAATTCAAGGCCTGACATTTCATATGCTATTCAACACCTTAGCCAGTATGTAATAAATCCTCTCTTACCTCATTACCAGGCTGCAACTCGTGTATTGAGGTATTTGAAGGTTGTCCCTGCTAAAGGTATACTTTTTTCTGCTTCTAGTCCCTTAAAGCTTTTTGGTTTTGCTGATTCTGATTGGGCCAGATGCCCTGAATCAAGGAAATCTGTTACTGGATATTGTGTCATCCTTGGTTCTTCTCTTCTATGCTGGAAATTCAAGAAGCAACATACAGTTTCAAGATCCTCTACTAAAGCAGAATACCGTGCCTTGGCTTTTCTTACATGTGAACTTCAGTGGTTACAATATTTGTTTCATGATTTTTGTATCTCATTCTCTCAGCCTGTTTCTTTTTACTGTGATAGTAAATCAGCTATTTACTTGGCCCATAATCCCACTTTTCATAAGAGGAGTAAGCACATTGGACTTGATTGCCATGTGGTTCGTGAGAAATCGCAAACCAAACTCATCCACTTGCTTCATGTGTCTACTCATGCTCAATTGGCTGACATCTTCACTAAACCTTTACATTCTCCTATCCTAAATTTTATTTTGGTCAAGGTAGGCCTATGTAGTTTACATAGTCCAACTTGAGGGAGGCCATTAGATTATATCTACTTGTACCAATTATGTAAAGCTTTTTGTACAACTAAGCTTATTATCTTTAGCCTATTATAGACTGCCACCTGGCTTATTAGGAATATATAGCTTATCTACTTGTATACATTGTATGTTGTATCAACCTTCAAGGGTTAATGAGAAAGAACTTATTTTTCATAACAAACTTACTTTTCTGTTATCAAGTTTATGTACCTTTCTTCTTCATAGCATTGTACAATCTTCCTGTTATCTCCATTGTCAATAATTACAAATATTGTAATATTGCTTTGATGAAATATAAAGTTGATTTGTAGTATATGCATTGTctcaaaatgaagaaaacacAACACAATTGAGTGATATACACTGAGAATATgattttgatgaaaattgactATTCATCTAAACTTGTATTGAAAACATATTTTGGTTAAATAAGATTTTTTCATCTTTATACTATAACTTATGGATAGTTGTGATattgattttaaatttacatTTAAATGAATTATACTAAATGATTGTGATTGATTTCAAAGTTTTTAATTAAGTCATAAGCTATAAATATAGTGTGCATAATAAAATTACTAGAATCATTTGAAGTTTGTATGATTTTATTTGAGGATAAACAAAAAGATGAGGTGTGGAgagttgataagtgtcaaaatcaCTTATTTCACATAGCCACTTATTAACTTAAAACACAGAAAATCAAATGAAAGACCCTTAATATATCATAAAAAGAGGATAAAACACTTGTATGAACATTTTAACTATATTATTCACAAGTACAGATAAAAATACTCAAGAAAATCACAAATCATTGAAGCTGAGTAGTAGAGAACTCATTGGGCAAAGCAGGGTGCTTACACTTTCAAGTATAATCATCTCCCTAAAACTTCATGGGCTAAAGCAATTTGAAGCAATGACATCCCTCCAAATATGTGACTCTTGTGTGGAGACTCATGCATGATAAAATCACTTATAATGCAATGTTTATGACAAAAGGTATTTCAATGACCTCCAAATATTGTCTATGCAATTCTGAAGTGGAGAGCATAAGTCATCTTTTACTCCATTGCAACTTTGCTAAGGCACTTTGTCATTAGCTAATGAGAAAGCCAAAGATCTAAGCTCATCCTCGTTCTTTAGAAGAATGGTTCTTATATTGGAATCAAGGAAAATCCAAACAGTCCACTTTGCTTTTGAAAGGCAACAATGATTTTCTTACTCAACCAGATTTGGATTTCTAGAAACAAGTTCAAGCATAAGAATCAAAAGGCAAACATCAATTCTTCTATCAATTGGATCATGGCCCAGATAAAAATGGCTAAAAATAACACTCTCGACACTTTCTCGATTTCAATGTCATATTTCTCTATCATTAAAACTTTTGAAGTTAGAATTCGTTCTCCTGGAGCCCTTACCATGTGCTCTAGACTCCTCCTAACCATGAATGACACAAATGCAATTGTGATAGGGGGCTTTTAATCCCAATACCAATGCTTAGGGTTGTGTGGGGGACTTTTAGGAATATCAAGGGAGATTTTCTATTACCTTCTATAGAAAATTTAAGGCATGGTTCGTCTTTTTATGCCGAATTCTCCGTTGTTTTGAAAcatatagaaataataaaaaatcatggTTGACTCAAGCTTTAGATAAAAGAAGCATATTGTATCATGGTAGTCAAAATTTTCTCCAATCCTCTTTTGATTCCTTGGAGGCTGAGAATTAGGTGACATTCATCCAACTAACAATACTAACATCATAATCACTCACATCACAtatacaagaaaaaaaaacttttaagttGATTTTTTTGCAAATATAGATCTCAACACAAATTGCACCATATTTTTTATTCCATctctattaaaattaaaaattattttgtaaagaatagattaatcataatttcttttaagtttttattttttatttttaatcattttttcctATAAgcctttattaaaagaaaagtaaCCCAATCCAAAAATATTGTCGTGGACAAGACTTTCCCTGTGTTCATGCTAAAAGAAATCCTTAACCATAATCTGTTTTCTTATGTTTCCATGTGCTTTCTTGTTCGAACTTTATCCATTTTGTATCATTTCATTCATCTCTCCTTTCAAGTCCTAATTTTCCGATACAATTTACGGCAATGAACGAGTAATTCGCATGACACAAAAATGGCAGCACCCATTCTCCCATTGACCTCATTTTCTCTCACAAAATCCAACACAGAAACAACACCAAAACACCAAACTACTACCTTTTCACTTTCACCTTTACCTCATATCCTTTCTCTCATACCCAAATGCACCAATCTCACAGACCTCAAACAAATCCAAGCTTACTCAATCAAGACCCATCTCCAAAACAATACCAATCTCATCACAAAGTTCATTAATTTCTGCACTTCTAACCCCACAGAAGCTTCCATGGACCATGCACACCACCTGTTCAACCAAATTACTCAACCAAATATTGTCCTTTTCAACACCATGGCACGCGGATATGCTCGTGTTAATGACCCTCTTAGAGCAATGATTCTCTTTTCTCAGGTTCTGTTCTCCGGCCTTGTTCCTGATGATTATACATTTTCTTCACTTCTCAAGGCTTGTTCAAAGGTTAAGGCtttgggagaagggaaacaaCTGCATTGTTTTGCTTTGAAACTTGGGGTCAGTGATAATATATATGTTGTTCCGACACTAATTAATATGTATACTTCCTGTGGTGACATTGATGCTTCTAAAAGGGTTTTTGATAAGATTGGAGAACCTTGCGTTGTTGCGTATAATGCAATCATTACTAGTTTGGCTAGGAATAGTCAACCTAATGAGGCATTGGCTTTGTTTAGAGAATTGCAGGAGAGTGGTCTTAAGCCGACTGACGTTACCATGCTTGTCGTGCTTTCGTCCTGCGCTTTGCTTGGATCGTTGGATTTAGGGAGGTGGATTCATGAGTATGTTAAGAAGTATGGGTTTGATCGATATGTGAAGGTAAATACAGCTCTTATAGATATGTATGCTAAATGTGGGAGCTTGGAGGATGCTGTTAAGGTGTTTAGAGGCATGACTAAGAGAGATACGCAGGTGTGGTCGGCGATGATCATGGCTTATGCAACACACGGGGATGGTTTCCAAGCAATGTCGATGTTGaaagaaatgaagaaagaaaaagtgCAGCCGGATGAGATAACTTTTTTAGGTATATTGTATGCATGTAGCCACAATGGATTGGTAGAAGAAGGTTTTGAATATTTTCGTAGTATGACTGATGACTATGGGATTGTTCCTAGTATCAAACATTATGGGTGTATGGTGGATTTGCTTGGTAGAGCCGGAAGATTGGACGAAGCCTATAAATTCTTAGATGAACTGCCCATCAAGCAAACCCCGATTCTGTGGCGAACGTTGCTATCTGCTTGTAGTAGTCATGGCAATGTTGAAATGGGAAAGCAAGTAGCTGAGAGAATATTTGAGTTGGATGATTCACATGGTGGAGATTATGTTATTTTATCGAACTTGTGTGCAAGATATGGAAAGTGGGATGATGTGAATCACTTGCGGAAAATGATGTTAAACAAAGGAGCCGTGAAAATTCCTGGTTGTAGCTCTATAGAGGTTAACAACATTGTGCATGAATTCTTTGCCGGGGATGGAGTTCATTCCATTTCTACATCATTGCACCGTGCACTTGATGAGTTGATGAAGGAATTGAAATTGGCTGGGTATGTAGCTGACACATCACTAGTCTTTCACGCAGACATGGAAGACGAGGAGAAAGAAATTATTCTTCGATATCACAGTGAGAAATTGGCCATTACTTTTGGACTTACGAATACGCCGCCAGGAACAACAATCCGTGTTGTCAAGAACCTTAGAGTTTGTGGAGATTGCCATAATGCTGCTAAATTTATATCATTGGTATTTGGCAGGCAAATTATTCTCAGAGATGTTCAAAGATTTCACCATTTTAAAGATGGGAAATGCTCTTGTGGTGATTACTGGTAGTAGAGTTTCTTGAGTCAACATTCAATCTTACAAACAATATCTGATAAATTGGTCAGTTTATTGCCAAAAAATTTTAAGGACCGGCCAGTCAGCCACTGTATAGAAGCCCAGAAGAAAGGTTTTTTCCTGCAATCCTTGGAAGGGATCATGATTGACATATCAGgataattattaaacatatttacataaaatacatatattgttAGCTTGGAAGATTTAGTTTCACTCTCATgtaatataacttattttgtgGTATTTTTTTAACATTGAAGTGTATCTATGTAAATACACGTTGTGTATTTTAACCTTGTGAGAGTATACCATGAAATTTAAGCAGTAACGAGTGTAATGTGTTCTATTTTGGCCTTAATCCTCTTGTTTTCTGGAGAAGGGTGCTATACAAAAAAACTAAGTCTTATAATTTGGAAAATGGTATTATTAGGGAATGGAAAAAAGCCatcatattaaatgaaataaaatatggTTCTTTAGAAATCAGCAACTATGGTTTATTGAGACAGATAAAAACTATAGATTCAGTCCTTAATCCACATGACTATTTTGAAGCAGCATTAATTTTGAAACAAATGGCCAACCTATTATACATTCTTATGGCTGTAGGTAAATATCAAACCTAGGATAATTCTACATTCTTTTTACAAATTACTGAGAATAAATATGTtttctgttgtgaaaaacgatgtcaagaacaaaatataataggaattaggaaagataagaagaacacaaaaattagttataactactattcttttactttctcttaaaacaagattacaagtttacaagaataacaaataacctctctcatcctaaattaagatttgcagcttagcaatgatgagagactagtatgctatttataataaaacctaacatactaactaatgggctttttccacaaggcccattacacaagccaacttaataaacaagctaacttaacaaattagagtttaaacactaaaacctaatttaacatgctaacaaccctagcatcttcgacacaagcatgtgaacaaccttcgacttcatgcttaatcctattgaaccaagaagctacccttcggccatactagagttcgatcaaatatctcacaaatctccaccttgaatctaactctacaacatcaagggaacaactagctttctccatgcagctttatcaactgtatacagtggaaaaacttgcaactcggcaatgtctcggtgatcatatcagcagcattatcTTCAGTTGAAACCTTCATTTGACTTctcacgctcgattactcctctgacgaaatgcatcctcacatcaatgtgcttagttcgctcatgataggttgaattcttcgacaggtgtattgcactttgactatcacatttaacagtgatacctcgaccttgaagtttcagctccttcgcaaaaccttcaagccacaatgcttctttcacagcttcagttaaggcaatatactccgcttcagtggttgataaagcaacaaccttttgaagtgttgctttccaactaattgctgtgccaaacatagtgaaaacatatccagaaatagattttctggatttcatacaacctgcataatcagagtcgacatatccttcgattactgctttactatcttcacccaaggctccaccataaattaggactctgttcaaagacccatttatgtaccttaaaatccacttcaatgctttccagtgagcctttccaggatttgccatgtacctgcttacaagactttctgcatatgctatgtcgggtctagtacataccataacatacatcaaagaaccaactatattagcatatgggatgctattcatataggctctttcgacatcagtactgagacagtgatcaatactcagctttaattaagggtttgttggagtcacaactggcttcgaattcgacataccaaacttttcgagaatctttcatagatatgcctcttgagataagcataacttcgaatTCTTtgtatctcttcgaatgtcaattccaagaatcctggaagcagctcccagatccttcatatcgaactccttattgagttcagccttcaccctcattacatcttcgacactgttgcttgctatgagaatatcatccacataaagcaacaaaataataaatgaattaccaggtcgaaatctgaagtaaacacagtggtcgagctgacttctaatgaaacttatgcgtgccatgaacttgtcgaatctcctattccactgtcgaggagattgtcttagtccatataaagatctctttagcctgcacacataatcttccttccccttttcgacatacccttcaggttgcctcatcaggatcgtttcatctagatcaccatacaagaacgcagtatTCACATCCacctgttccagttcaaggtcgaactgtgccaccatggcaagcaacattcgaatggacctatgcttcacaacaggagaaaacacatcattgaagtcgacaccttctttctgagtgaaaccccttgcaactaaccttgccttgtatcttttcgacgtcactccttcaattccttccttaactttgaaaatccatttacagctgactaaccttgccccagcaggtttcttgatcagttcccaagtatgattatcatgaagggatttcatctcatcatccatggccttcagccattcagtcttatttcgactcctcataacttccttgtagtctctaggttcttcgtctagaacctcacttgcagagattaagacataagctataagatctgcatacccaagtctctgaggtgctttgatgactcttctcgacctatctctcgacaataggtagtcatcgacagtttcctcatcctcaatatcttcttcctcttcttcgacttcatcagggatatacaatttagcatcaacatgctccacctcaacaggaatttctacctattccagctcttctgcacttcgatcatcatcatcatcatccgttttcttgaaagccatttcagcttcattgaaaactacatctcaactggtgatacacctcctgtgacctggctctagacACCATAggctataagctttgactccttcagggtatcccatgaacatgcatttcagagctctaggttcgaccttgtcttgcctaatatgaggataggctacgcagccaaatactctcagtttgtcgagatctggtggatgtcccgaccaaacttctttaggtgtcttcatatctaacgctgtcaaaggacatctgtttatcagatatgttgctgtcgaaacagcctcagcccagaacaccttctttagtccagcactagtcaacatgcatctgactctctacaaaatagtttgattaaacctttcagccaaaccattttgttgtggagtacctgcagtagttctgtgccttgcaataccagaggccgcaaaaaaactgtcgaacgcctcattgcaaaattcaaggccattgtctgttctcaacctcttgacctttctgccagtctaattttcgaccagagtcttccaacttttgaaattctcaaaagtttcatccttagtcttctggatgaatacccataacttcctggaataatcatcaactatggatagaaaataccttgctcctgaatgtgatggacaccttgcaggcccccaaagatcagcatgaaagtaatcaagggatccatgtgttctttgtatgcctttgttgaacttcactctgcaagattttccaaatacacagggttcacaaaattccagcttttcgactttgtctccaccaagcagattttgtttccctaattcgattagacccctttcactgacatggcccaatctcatgtgccagatttctgtcttcgacaaaggtttcgtggatgcaacatttgtcgaaccacttccaacttcagcctcaagggtatacaagccttgtttcttcacgcctctcaagacttccttcgaccccttcatgactcttaggatacttttctctcattggaaaacatatcctttcttgtcgaattcaccaagagaaagcagatttctcttcaaatcaggaacatacctgacttcagtcaacaaccttattgacccatcatggagcttgaatctcacagatccaacacctgcaattttgcaagccttgttgtttcccagcaatactgatccaccatcttgatcacataattcctcgaacaagtctttgtttggagtcatgtgccaagtgcaacctgaatccattatccactctcttctcgagtcactgcttgaaaccacaagaacatcagatgattcaaaatcatcttgaacaatggctgcattgc encodes:
- the LOC131643076 gene encoding pentatricopeptide repeat-containing protein At2g02980, chloroplastic-like, giving the protein MAAPILPLTSFSLTKSNTETTPKHQTTTFSLSPLPHILSLIPKCTNLTDLKQIQAYSIKTHLQNNTNLITKFINFCTSNPTEASMDHAHHLFNQITQPNIVLFNTMARGYARVNDPLRAMILFSQVLFSGLVPDDYTFSSLLKACSKVKALGEGKQLHCFALKLGVSDNIYVVPTLINMYTSCGDIDASKRVFDKIGEPCVVAYNAIITSLARNSQPNEALALFRELQESGLKPTDVTMLVVLSSCALLGSLDLGRWIHEYVKKYGFDRYVKVNTALIDMYAKCGSLEDAVKVFRGMTKRDTQVWSAMIMAYATHGDGFQAMSMLKEMKKEKVQPDEITFLGILYACSHNGLVEEGFEYFRSMTDDYGIVPSIKHYGCMVDLLGRAGRLDEAYKFLDELPIKQTPILWRTLLSACSSHGNVEMGKQVAERIFELDDSHGGDYVILSNLCARYGKWDDVNHLRKMMLNKGAVKIPGCSSIEVNNIVHEFFAGDGVHSISTSLHRALDELMKELKLAGYVADTSLVFHADMEDEEKEIILRYHSEKLAITFGLTNTPPGTTIRVVKNLRVCGDCHNAAKFISLVFGRQIILRDVQRFHHFKDGKCSCGDYW